The following proteins are co-located in the Hypanus sabinus isolate sHypSab1 chromosome 28, sHypSab1.hap1, whole genome shotgun sequence genome:
- the lysmd4 gene encoding lysM and putative peptidoglycan-binding domain-containing protein 4 isoform X1 — protein sequence MMRLRDGHTRSFQAPVDIHASQDGRLYVFGSDVASSDESSDEDKNSIDLRLRGRECQWPSVSVENSNSIVFLIREVVDGDNLNTFALQYGCTVADLKRVNNLIKDQDFFALKTIKIPVKQHGLLTEAQEEAKRRQPISVNNRTYPRTEVCAAESQGIEQNRLSGYFEDIDKDIKKIIQATDQCKDHLEEVTYCQRSNGFNSGTLHPKDSHHGADWGIRWWNAVVIMLLIGIVIPIFYIVYFKFQETENAMDPTTLTNAVGESNGSITTTMQSNTAAAAHG from the exons ATGATGAGGCTGAGAGATGGGCACACAAGATCCTTCCAGGCTCCTGTAGATATCCATGCTTCGCAAGATGGTCGGCTTTATGTATTTGGAAGTGATGTAGCATCTTCTGATGAATCATCGGATGAAGACAAGAATAGTATTGATCTGCGACTGAGAGGTCGAGAGTGTCAGTGGCCCAGTGTTTCAGTGGAGAACTCCAACAGTATTGTATTTCTTATTAGAGAGGTTGTTGATGGTGACAACCTCAATACTTTTGCTTTGCAGTATGGCTGTACG GTTGCAGACCTCAAACGAGTGAACAATCTTATCAAGGATCAAGACTTCTTTGCCTTAAAGACAATAAAAATTCCTGTAAAACAGCATGGTTTGTTGACAGAAGCACAGGAAGAGGCAAAGCGGCGACAGCCTATTTCTGTGAATAACAGAACATATCCACGTACAGAAGtctgtgctgcagagagtcaaGGAATAGAGCAGAACAGGTTAAGTGGATATTTTGAAGATATTGACAAGGATATTAAGAAGATTATCCAGGCTACAGATCAGTGTAAAGATCACTTGGAAGAAGTGACTTATTGTCAAAGGTCCAATGGATTTAATTCAGGAACATTACATCCTAAGGATTCTCATCACGGAGCAGACTGGGGTATTCGATGGTGGAATGCTGTGGTAATCATGCTTTTAATTGGTATTGTTATTCCTATATTTTACATCGTGTACTTCAAATTTCAAGAAACTGAAAATGCAATGGACCCAACAACATTGACTAATGCTGTGGGAGAATCAAATGGCTCTATCACAACTACCATGCAATCAAATACTGCAGCAGCAGCACATGGGTGA
- the lysmd4 gene encoding lysM and putative peptidoglycan-binding domain-containing protein 4 isoform X2, whose translation MMRLRDGHTRSFQAPVDIHASQDGRLYVFGSDVASSDESSDEDKNSIDLRLRGRECQWPSVSVENSNSIVFLIREVVDGDNLNTFALQYGCTVADLKRVNNLIKDQDFFALKTIKIPVKQHGLLTEAQEEAKRRQPISVNNRTYPRTEVCAAESQGIEQNRLSGYFEDIDKDIKKIIQATDQCKDHLEEVTYCQRSNGFNSGTLHPKDSHHGADWGIRWWNAVVGEKAA comes from the exons ATGATGAGGCTGAGAGATGGGCACACAAGATCCTTCCAGGCTCCTGTAGATATCCATGCTTCGCAAGATGGTCGGCTTTATGTATTTGGAAGTGATGTAGCATCTTCTGATGAATCATCGGATGAAGACAAGAATAGTATTGATCTGCGACTGAGAGGTCGAGAGTGTCAGTGGCCCAGTGTTTCAGTGGAGAACTCCAACAGTATTGTATTTCTTATTAGAGAGGTTGTTGATGGTGACAACCTCAATACTTTTGCTTTGCAGTATGGCTGTACG GTTGCAGACCTCAAACGAGTGAACAATCTTATCAAGGATCAAGACTTCTTTGCCTTAAAGACAATAAAAATTCCTGTAAAACAGCATGGTTTGTTGACAGAAGCACAGGAAGAGGCAAAGCGGCGACAGCCTATTTCTGTGAATAACAGAACATATCCACGTACAGAAGtctgtgctgcagagagtcaaGGAATAGAGCAGAACAGGTTAAGTGGATATTTTGAAGATATTGACAAGGATATTAAGAAGATTATCCAGGCTACAGATCAGTGTAAAGATCACTTGGAAGAAGTGACTTATTGTCAAAGGTCCAATGGATTTAATTCAGGAACATTACATCCTAAGGATTCTCATCACGGAGCAGACTGGGGTATTCGATGGTGGAATGCTGTG GTAGGGGAAAAGGCTGCTTGA